The Bacillaceae bacterium IKA-2 DNA window CATTCCTAATGACCGCGATTCAATAACCCCAGCACTTTCAAGTTTACGTAATGCATTGACGATTACTGAGCGTGTAATCCCTACACGATCAGCAATCTTCGAAGCTACAAGTAAACCTTCGTTTCCATCTAACTCTTCAAAAATATGTTCAACTGCTTCTAATTCACTATAAGAAAGCGATCCAACAGCCATTTGTACAACAGCTTTGCTACGAGCTTCATGCTCAATTTCTACTGTTTTTTCATGTAAAATTTCCATTCCAACAACAGTAGCACCATATTCAGCTAAGATTAAATCATCATTATCAAAAGACCCTGTTAACCTAGATAAAATTAATGTCCCAATTCTATTTCCGCCACCACTAATTGGAACAATTGTTGTTAAACCGCCATGGAATAGTTCTTTATTTTCAACAGGAAAAGCTGTAAATTCACTATTATTATCAAGATTAGAAGAAGTTTCTGTTATTTTAAATAAGTTTGTAATATAGTCTTCAGGGAATTGACGATCTTCTAACATTTTTTTCATTCTATCGTTTTCAATTTCCTGCTTTATCGCAAACCCTAATAGCTTACCGCGTCTACTCAGTATAAAAATATTTGCAGTTATTACATCTCGAAGAGTTTCAGCCATATCCTTAAAGTTTACTGGTTGACCAGCTGCTTTTTGAAGCATTTCATTAATCTTTCTTGTTTTTGTTAATAATTCCATTATAATCCTCCTACATATATTCAAATTGATGTAATGAATTTCATAATACTGATTCAGCGCCATGTCTATCTAAATCTAGGTAAGTCAAATCGTTCTCAATTAGATCAAGATTGATATGGCTCATTTATAATATTATCAAATTCACCTTACTATAAAATGTATTGACTTAAATCACGATTTTTAGCGATAGTTGCTAATTTCTGATCAACGTACTCAGGGGTTATCACAATTTTTTCTAAGGTAATATCAGATGCTTCAAATGAGAGATCTTCAAGTAGTTTTTCTAAAATAGTATGAAGTCTTCTTGCCCCAATATTTTCTGTATCGTCGTTTACTTCGGTGGCAATTTTTGCAATTCTCTGAATAGCTTCGTCAGAAAAAACCACTTCTATACCTTCTGTTGCAAGCAAAGCTTGATATTGTTTAATCAATGCATTATTTGGTTCCACTAAAATTCTAACAAAATCATTAATTGTTAAATTAGCTAATTCTACACGGATCGGAAAGCGCCCCTGTAATTCCGGAATTAAATCCGATGGTTTCGCTACATGGAAAGCACCCGCGGCGATAAATAAGACGTGATCTGTACTAACAGAGCCATACTTTGTAACAACGGTTGAACCTTCGACGATTGGTAAAATATCTCGCTGAACACCTTCTCGAGAAACATCTGCACTAGCCTGGTTCCCTTTCCCAACAACTTTGTCAATTTCATCGATAAAAATAATCCCTAGTTGCTCAGCCCTATGAATTGCTTCCTGGGTTACTTCATCCATATCAATCAATTTTTGAGCCTCGCTATCAGTTAATACTTTACGAGCTTCACGAACGGTAAGCTTTCGATTTTTCTTCTTTTTAGGCATTAGGTTACCCATCATATCTTGCATGTTCATACCCATTTGTTCCATACCAGAACCTTGGAACATATCCAAAAAGCCATTTGCTTGTTCTTCAACTTCAATTGTTAGGTAATGATCTTCAAGTTCTCCTAATGCAAGCAGACGTTCCATACGGTTCCTCTGTTCGTGAAGATCTTCTTCCTCGTTATTCTTAACTGGTTGTTGCTGTTCAGTTTGATTTTGACCACCAAAAATCATCTCGAAAGGGTTTTTATAAGATTTTTCAGTTTTTTTAGAAGGCACTAACAGTTCGACAATGCGCTTATTAGCATTTTCTTTAGCTTTTCCCTTTACCTTCTTCATACGATCTTCTTTTACAAGCCGAATGGATGTTTCAACGAGGTCACGAACCATTGATTCTACATCGCGTCCTACATAGCCAACTTCCGTAAACTTTGTTGCCTCAACCTTCACAAATGGTGCCCCTACAAGTTTTGCAAGTCGGCGCGCAATTTCTGTTTTCCCAACTCCAGTTGGACCGATCATTAAAATGTTCTTTGGTGTTACTTCATCGCGAAGCTTCTCATCTAATTGACCACGCCGATAACGATTGCGAAGTGCGATTGCCACCGCTCGTTTCGCTTTTTCTTGACCAACGATATATTGATCTAATTTTTCTACTATTTGTCGAGGCGTTAAATGATTTTCCATACCATCGCTCCTCTTTTAAATGTTGAATGTTGAATGAATTTCATAATGCAGATTCACCGCCACTAGGATACTGCATCTAGTTGAATTAAAACATTTTCAACTAGGGAGTTGAAATGAACCGTTTTCAACTTTGTTGCTTGATGTGGCTAGTTTTTGGTATTATGAAATTCATTCTGTTACTTCAATTTATAGTTCTTCTAAAACAATGTTATTGTTCGTGTAAACACAAATTTCTGCCGCAGTTTCAAGGGCTGCCATAGCAATGTCTTTTGCTTCAAGATGGTTAGCATGCTTTTTTAAAGCTCGGCCTGCCGCTAAAGCATAGTTTCCACCTGAGCCGATCGCTAAAATGCCATCATCCGGCTCAATAACTTCACCAGTTCCCGAGACGAGATAAATATTTTCAGAATTAGCTACAATTAACATTGCTTCTAGTCTTCTAAGCACTTTATCACTTCGCCACTCTTTTGCCAATTCTACAGCTGCTCTTTGTAAATTTCCATTATACTCTTCTAATTTCGACTCGAATTTTTCAAACAATGTAAATGC harbors:
- the codY gene encoding GTP-sensing pleiotropic transcriptional regulator CodY: MELLTKTRKINEMLQKAAGQPVNFKDMAETLRDVITANIFILSRRGKLLGFAIKQEIENDRMKKMLEDRQFPEDYITNLFKITETSSNLDNNSEFTAFPVENKELFHGGLTTIVPISGGGNRIGTLILSRLTGSFDNDDLILAEYGATVVGMEILHEKTVEIEHEARSKAVVQMAVGSLSYSELEAVEHIFEELDGNEGLLVASKIADRVGITRSVIVNALRKLESAGVIESRSLGMKGTFIKVLNDKFLMELEKLKNK
- the hslU gene encoding HslU--HslV peptidase ATPase subunit; translation: MENHLTPRQIVEKLDQYIVGQEKAKRAVAIALRNRYRRGQLDEKLRDEVTPKNILMIGPTGVGKTEIARRLAKLVGAPFVKVEATKFTEVGYVGRDVESMVRDLVETSIRLVKEDRMKKVKGKAKENANKRIVELLVPSKKTEKSYKNPFEMIFGGQNQTEQQQPVKNNEEEDLHEQRNRMERLLALGELEDHYLTIEVEEQANGFLDMFQGSGMEQMGMNMQDMMGNLMPKKKKNRKLTVREARKVLTDSEAQKLIDMDEVTQEAIHRAEQLGIIFIDEIDKVVGKGNQASADVSREGVQRDILPIVEGSTVVTKYGSVSTDHVLFIAAGAFHVAKPSDLIPELQGRFPIRVELANLTINDFVRILVEPNNALIKQYQALLATEGIEVVFSDEAIQRIAKIATEVNDDTENIGARRLHTILEKLLEDLSFEASDITLEKIVITPEYVDQKLATIAKNRDLSQYIL
- the hslV gene encoding ATP-dependent protease subunit HslV, whose protein sequence is MAEHGFHATTIFAIHHNGKCAMSGDGQVTFGGAVVMKHTARKVRKIYDGKVLAGFAGSVADAFTLFEKFESKLEEYNGNLQRAAVELAKEWRSDKVLRRLEAMLIVANSENIYLVSGTGEVIEPDDGILAIGSGGNYALAAGRALKKHANHLEAKDIAMAALETAAEICVYTNNNIVLEEL